The Leguminivora glycinivorella isolate SPB_JAAS2020 chromosome 25, LegGlyc_1.1, whole genome shotgun sequence nucleotide sequence gcgggtttgctgatgttgtattcagtcgtgtaataaattttagattcgaattttgaaaaatattgcattgaattcgtgtttttgtggatttgtgtattaaattaatgatattcttaatgcatgagactaaaataatacctttgagacctttaaatttattgaataaataagtcataatggctaatcgtggcacgtagcgccatctatgatttgggtttgacattaattatacgatgttccggatgagaccccatggcTGAACTATTTGCCATCTCAGAAGCCATATCATATGCAGTTAGTTCAAATAGTGCGAAAGTGGTAATATTGACAGATAGCAAAAGTGCCCTGCAGCACGTAGCTCGCTGCGCCTCTGGTACCAGAGGCACAGCGTTAGCGTACACAGTGCTGCAGAAATTAAGAAAAATTCCTGCCGATATGGTGCTGAGACTGCAGTGGATCCCCTCACATGTAGGAATAAGAGGAAATGAGGAGGTTGACAACTTAGCCAAAGCTGCCTGCACGAGTGGGGCGGAGGTATATGTTACTCCAGAGTTTACAGAAAAACTACATATATACCGTAGAAAAACGCGATGCACCTGGAAGGAACACTTTGACGAACGTTGCAAGGAAAAAGGTGTGTGGTACAAGACCATGCAATGTGAACCTCCTCATATACCTTGGTTCACAAAAGCAAATTTAGGCAGGAAACTAATTAAGATAGCATTAAGGTTACGTTCTGGGCACATTCCGCTTAACAAGTTCGCGTACATGATGAAAAAAGCACCATCACCAAATTGTGAGACTTGTAATAAAATAGAGGACGTTCAACATGTTTTGGCGGAGTGTGTACGGAACGAAGGCGATAGACTAGGTCTGTTTTGTTCACTCGGTCTGAATAGGTTAGATATGGGTGGATTCCAGTGTATTTTAGCTGAGCCTACGTCAGTTGGGGCtaaacaaatttatttatttgtgctaGAATATTTAAGTAGATATAAGACTATTCCATAAAATAAGTTGTAATATTGATTAAGGTACAATGGGGCTGATATAATCATTAAGGATTTTAAGTccctagttaaataaataaattaaaaaaaaaaaatgcaaaatttcagctcaatcggataccgggaagtgggtcaaatttagcttctacgttttgacgcacactaacatactaacaaggcaagttgaataaaaggtTGTAAAAATCCCACCCACCTTTGCTTTTGACATCATCGCCTTCCTGCTCCGCGGGAACATGAATGTGTACCGCGACATGTTTCACTAAATCAGGTTTGGAATCAAAACTGTCTccgcagagagcgcacgtgagATCCTCCTCGGGTTTGATGTGCACTTCGTGTTGTATATCATAGTTTGTAGTGGTGGTGAAGGTCCCTCTAGCGTGGTCGTGGAGGCTCTCAGACCGGCCCGGTTCCCCCACACACGTCGCAGCTAACGCCCGGCCTAGACAAATAAGAATAtgcattattttaaaacaactacatatttgcgggtCATAAGTGGACGACAGACCTGATGGACTGGTACCCACGGGGCCACACAAGGAAGAGAAGAAGGCCCAATTTCCGATGGTCTGATGACTTTAAAAAGATAGGTGGAGTGAACTGGCTCAGGAATGCGAGAGACCATGATACCTGGAAGGCTTTGGAAGAGGCCTATGTCCTCAAAGGGAAAGACTGAAGTTAAAGTTGTCgatggaaaaaaaaatagtaatatgttatagttataaataaaacaaatagttAATAAGCAAAAATAGTATACATGTAGATGAAAGCTTCAGTAAATAAaggctattttttattttattttattacatatttgcatttgaaacatttggactagagatgggccgaatacggactttgccgaatacgagtattcggttcagctgttaccgaaccgaacattcggccgaatattcggttgaagtatattttaaattctggcttaaagttaaaaacgtttcaatgattggtaatgggtacacaTTTATCTTACTAAGTGCTTactagtgcataagaaaattttggtttttatttcacaagatacgttatttttacttttttacaaaattattgtattttatattttaacgcatttttaattcctttggtagttccttagaatgctgaaataggatgtcattatccgatgaattacgaaacaacttacgttatttatttactttgcttattcggtaaatattcggcaatgtaagcAAACTATTCCGCCGAATACTAAAATTGCAAAATTTGTCGAATTTCCCGAATAACGAATATATTCGGCCCACGGCCCACCTCtaatttggaccatggtcatcagacaccaagcattTTGTGAAGGAGGTTTGCACCaaaccaaacttgtctgggtgtctGGTTGTTGCAGAATGTAGTttgtatacctatgtatgtCTTATGACTAGCAACATTAATATTAATGGTTTCCATGGTAACATATGTACAATTTTCTTCTTGGACAATATATCATTCGTCTCACACGTATttctgatttttatttatttaaaatactttataGGACCCTAGGATATTGTTTCTTCCTTTAACATGGTCCTTCAGCCGTGGAACAAGTAAGTGTTTTATTAAAATCAGTGCGTCAATTTGAGCGAATTCCATCAAGCAAAATTTCTGTTCGTCTCGTTCGGCGTAGCAGATTTTGAAGGTGCCGCCATTGTGCCGCGCCAGCAACGTTCGACGAGCCGGCAGCAACGCGTTCTATAAACGCATCTCCGAATTTACTGCGCTGCGCTGCGAGCCATATCGCGCGCGCGTGGAAAGGAGCGACAGAAACAAACAAGTAACGTTTGGGTTTGAATGTACTTGTCAATCATTTTTGTTTCAGAAAATTTGGtgaaaaatatagtaaatttaGCTTGTTGTGTGTGTGCACGTTAAAAGGTTATGCATGGTGTGGTGTTTTAAAACATGGAGAAATCCGAAGAAGAGCGTCGTGCGCTTGTAGCGCGCCGGGGCGCTAAAAAAGCAGCGCTAACGAggattaaaaacaaaatggactcGACCTACGTCAATGACATCGAGATGTTGAAATTGATGATAGAGAGGGCCCAGGAGGCATTCGATGGCTATGAGCAGCTCACACTGGATGTAGGAGACCAGGAGGATCCCGAACCCATCGAAACCACATACTTCGAGTGTGTCGCCGCGATGCGAAATCGCATCGTAGAGTTATCTGGACCCACCTCTTCAGACGCTAGATCGGTAGCGCCAGCGACGCCCCACGTATcttctaaattaaaattacctaATATAGAGATGCAAACTTTCTCAGGTAAATACACCGATTATAGACCTTTTATTGAAATGTTCAATGCCCTTATTCATAATAATGAAGGTTTTGACAGTGTGCAAAAGCTTTTTTACTTACGAAGCTTCCTAAAAGCTGAAGCATTTGATTTAATCAAAAACCTACCTGTCATAGGTCAAAGTTATGCCGAAGCTTTAAGAATTTTAGCAGATAGGTacgataataaatttaaaatcatcAATGAACATATAAATGCATTGTTTGAGTTGCCTATGCTAACAAAATCGAGTCATAGTGCCTTGCGCTCACTGATTTCTGTAACTAAACAGCATTTAGCTGCACTAAAGAACCTAGGTGAGGCTATAGAGAAATGGGACAGCATTCTCATTTGTCTGTTAACTAAAAAACTTGACCCAATATCCAACCGTG carries:
- the LOC125239067 gene encoding uncharacterized protein LOC125239067; translation: MEKSEEERRALVARRGAKKAALTRIKNKMDSTYVNDIEMLKLMIERAQEAFDGYEQLTLDVGDQEDPEPIETTYFECVAAMRNRIVELSGPTSSDARSVAPATPHVSSKLKLPNIEMQTFSESRALALENSEGRGDTASGAASKVAVAKAASSSFVTTKPSQDCLYCVPVVAA